The genomic stretch GTAAAATTTTGGGGGCGTTCATCGGCCGTCTGGCTGAAGGTTGCACAGAGCGGCAACTTGCCCGACGACCCCGGGGGGAGCGATCCCCGCGGCGCCGGGGCTGGGACTCGAACACGCGATCTGGGGCGGGGTGTCTTTGCCCGTGCGCATGCGCCTCGCAGCCGGAGGGGAGGTGGACGCGCCTGCTCGCGGGCAGCCAGAGCGGTCACGTGCTCGCCGGGGGGCCGGGAAGGGCTGGAAATGCTGCGGCTGCTGGAGAAGCTCCCGCCGGGACGGGCCCTCGAGGTGGGCTCTCCGTCTCcccgggcgggcggcagcggggcccTGGCGCCTCTGAGGCAGGTGGACCAGCGGCCGCCGTTCCGGTCAGCGGCCTGCCCGATGTAGGTGGCTGCTTTCCGAGAGGACGGGGCCTCGGGGCCGCTGCCGCCGTGAAGCGAACCGGGGGGTGTGGGCGCGGCGAGAACAGGCGGCTGCTCCCCGGTCCTGGCCGGGCGGTGTCCGGTAACGCCCCTCGGGGCTGGGTAGGGCGGTGTTGGCCGCGGAGAGGCCGAGGTGCAGCTCTCCGGCACCTGTGGGGAGGCCAAGTCCGTCGTCCGCCGGCCCTGCCGGCCGCAGAGCGGTGCAGCTCCCCTCACCGGCCCCTCGGGGCCTCTCCAAAACGAAACGAAAAGTACCAGCTCAAAATACGCTGGGGGTGCACCCAGCGGGTGTCTCTGTGCTCGCGTTGCTGTTAGAATGTTCGAAACGCCCTTAGAGCTCTCCCTAGCCCGTCTTCCGCTCTCGGGGCTCGGCGCTATGAGCCGGTACTGAGGCAGGCGgcctgcggggagggggcgctCGGCTGCTCCCAGAGAGGCTCCGCCGGTTTCCGGCCGGTGAAGGAGCGGGCTGGCTGGGTTTGCCTCACTACGGTGCCCAAAGAAAAATCGCTGCGGCAGGCCAAGAAGCCAGGCATACAGAAGAGCCTTAGTGCTAGAGGGTAGTGGTTTGGGAGACTGGAGAGATGCACGGGCTTTGAGATGAGCATTTTGAGTTGTGCTTTGCATCCTGACGATCCCAGCGCAGAGGCGACTGAGGTGCCCTTTGGcgtggcagctctgcagctcagcagtgtGTTATAGCCGTGCACAAAACTGTTAAGTCCTAGGTGAATCTGAATCACATTATGATTTCTGTGGCCAAACCTTGTGAATTGAccttggggaagaggggaggacaGGTCATATTCAGGGACTATCTCTTTATGACTTTTTGGAATGGTACATGGGTTGCGCTCAGAGGAAGCATTGAGACAGTACCCTGTGAAGGGAGGGGTGATAACTGAATTGCCTGATCAGTCTCATGTCTATCTGGTGTAGGTTAACTGTGATAGAATTGTTCTTATGTATCACATTGTTTCAGTTCCTTCATAAAATAGTTGATGGCATATGTGGCCGTGCATATCCTCGATACCAGGATTATGGCAGTATTTGGAGCTTGTCGGAGTGGATGGAGATTTTAGAAGAAACAATGATTCATTTCAAAACTGTGGTTGGCAAAAACATATCTGATGAAGAGGTAAGGGCTCATCGCTGACTTGGATTGACTTTGAGAGATCATATTGGAGTGATTAGTCTTGTAGTTTATTTAGTagtaaagtatttttataatgtaGTATTTAAATAGTAGCAGACTAAGCCTAAACAGATAGGTTAGCAGCATTTAgagatacttttttaaaaaaagaaaaagtgaaattagacaaggattttttttaataaaattgaatAATACTTGTTAAAGTACTGTTTTAGTCACTTAAATTGATATCTTAAGTGCCaccaaattaaatgttttccttaaaatacatAAGCTGTCATTACTGTTCATTAGCAATGAAGACAATTCATACTCTTATTTGGCTCTCTTTGTTCATTACTACTGCATTGAAGTGGTTTAAAGTATTGACtgtagataaataaaaaaaataataatctagaCTGTGAATGGAGGACCATATGGGTCAGGGACATTCCAATATATAAACTTTGCAAAAACTTCTTCCATTATCTGAAATCTTAATTCTTATCTTTTGGCCATTGCTTGTATTTTGACTACACGCTGGTATCTAGATCAAAGCAAGCTACTTGTGTAGCCATAGGAAAGTCTGTACATCAGTATGTCTGTTTCAGCTAAGCCGAGGTATTTTGTCTCCACTCTGATGTTCAGAAACTTTCAGAGCTAAACCTGtgttgtttgtgtgtgtgacttttgttctgattttagGGTGGTGTCTAAGGCGGCTGATAAAGCCTCCATTATctagttttttttaatgtaaatgaaaagaattttttattttttttctttatatgttgCTGTGGTAAATACTGACTAGCTATCAAACGCAGAGAGTAGCCTCTGAGGGCAGTATAAGAAAGATGAGACTATGGAGTCAAGTATAACAGCTAGCTGGGTAGAAGCTTGGATATCTACAGAACACAGTACAGGTGGTACATGTTATTTCTGTGCGTTTTTTGTTTAAGcaatcataatttttatttttgtaggctGCTCAGCGGATAAGTGAGTTAAATGCAAACTATCAAGAAGCAATCACAAAATGtctaaaaggcagaaaagaagaaattaggaATGCACTAGTGGAAAGAGTAAATGCAATCTCTTCTGCCCAGCTGCAGGATTTTGACTGGCAGTTAAAGGTGAGAGTGTTGCCTTAATGTTTGAAAGAAGCATTCCACAACACAGAAGTAACTATTGATATAGTTCCATTAGGCCTGCTCATTCTGGAGCatggtttaatttttatagGTATCAGAAAAGCACATTCCTGATAACACATCGAAGACTTGCCAGAAATTTGTATAAACTAAaagtaaaattctttttttttctcctctcttttaaAGCTGCAATACCTACCCCTTTCCTAAAAGGTGATTGAATGTTATTCAGGAACACCTGAAAATTTCATGTGCTGTTATGATTTTGAGGCCTGAATAGACAGTATTTTTActcaaaggaagaagaaatatttacttaaGAGTTGTACACTAATTCAGGATGTGTTTCTCTaacttttttcaagtttttagaTTCCTGCAATAAACAATTATTTAATAATCAGTTTGAAATCATTTATCTTTGgacttattttgaaaataagccACTGATAACTGTTGCCTAAAATTGGATGGTGGTTTGGGGTTACGAAAACAGCTGCTTTAAATTACGCTCTATCAAAGACTTAAAATATGAACAGTTTAAGTAATATTGTTTAGTTAGTCCATGGGAGCtgttaaattgtttttcaatttCAACAAGAATGTTAAATTTGTGCAGcaaaaagctttggaaatcaAAGAGCAATGCCTACAATAGACAAGATTTTGCAAGAGCAAATAATGGCATCATATTGTGCTTCAGATGTACTGTTGCTAGGGATTGATCTCTCGCTAACTGCATTTACTGCTGACAAAAATATAAACTAGACTTATGTGAACtcttggcttttttgtttgtagtttcttttaactttttcttctggaatattttttgagtttctttctattttgtgATACAAATTTCTGATACGTGTCTGAACtattatattaattttgctttaaaccagggtggggggttttttgggtgttgtttttgtttttttggtttttttaattccttgagCTGGTTGTGATATTTTTTTGCTTACCATAGTCGAATCCTACCAAGGACGTTGTCTCTCTTCTGCTGTACTACGTTCTGCTCTCTAAATAAATAAGATAGGTGTGTTCAATACTGACCTACAGTATTATCAACTGATCTttgattttaatgtattatAAAGGCCTTATTTATACTAGAGTgaatacaataataaaaaagaaagcataattGATATGTAATCATCTTCATCAGTGTTTGTCAAATAGGATATCTGACAAACAGTGTTGGATCAGCTATAGAGAGAGCTGAAAAATGCACAAAGGTGACCTCTTTATCCCAACTGTCCCCTTCAGTAAGACCCTTCTTACTTATTGATTGCTAGAACTATTTGAATACAGTGACTTCAGAAttcatataattaatttttcaagagCCATGATcaaatgtattctttcttttcacctAGAATACAAAAATGTAGCAGCCCAGTAATTTTAACAAATTGTTTTGACAAATGCATTGCTATGAACAGAGGTTTTAGTATTTCAGGATATTGTTGGTAttaacaaacaacaaaaaaatcccaacatgaagaaaaagccaaaagcaaaactgcagagaTGACTTGTGAGAAGTTAGTCTTGTCGTGTTGGTGTTTGTTAATTTATCAATAAAAAGTGCCGATGTGATGCTAAGAAAGACTAAAAACTTAATGGCTCCACCTTacactttgttgttgttttttcatcAATCTGCATAGCTTGCTCTCTCCAGTGATAAGCTCTCCATGCTGCAAATGCCACTTGTTAATCTCGATTTGGATGTGAGAGAAAATGGTGAAATTAAACCAATTTCTATAGAGATGAATAAGGAAGAGTTGCAGAACCTAATAAATGCATTGGAAGCCGCTAATAAGGTAGCTTTTACTGATACCATTCTTTGTTCCTGACTTCTCATGTACTGAGTTTATCTTAACTGAAATTGTTTGTTCTGGGTATCTTGCTGAAAATCCAAAGTAAATCATTCATTGGCAAAATGATATAGAGTTACAGAAAACCTTACATAAGGCAGATTATCTTGGATAAACTTCAGGAGTTTTTTAGCGCAGTTTAgtctggaatttttaaaaaatgtaattagaaTCCTGATAAGCATAACTGTTCAGAGTaccattaaaaattgttttgacaaTAGGAGGAGAAGCAAATGAAGTGACAAAGTGTCAGATGAGAGTTGATTCTGAAAGATTGGCGAGAACTCCAGTGTTTCCCAGCTTCAAAATGTCAGTGGCTGGGAATGCATACAGAGTGAGTTATTTGGTTCAAATGGAGTGCTTTAATTTCCATGGCATAGTAAATCAGGAAGAAGATTACAAAGATTCCGATACAGTAAACCAAGACGAAAATTTCAAGTGGAACTTTATTTAGAGCGTCTCAGATGTCTTTATAGAAAAGACTAAGGGAAGTGAGGATTCACAGAGAAATTGTTAGGGGAAGAAATGTCACCTGACTTGCACCCTGGTGATATCTGTGAATCCTGGAGTGCCTCTTGTTCAGTTACCTTTCAGTATTAATTCTGGCTCTGTTATAAAGGAAagcagttggttttttttaatctgaaagtgtcttaaatatttaagtctGTTATCTGAGAGATGGAATTCACTGACATCTTGCAGAATGGGTGTTGTATCAACATGTTTTAGAAGTTAGCAGCAGCTTCTAGTTGCTTCATAACATATAGCAAGTAAGGGGGCTCTTTAGATATGTAGATATCTGTAGATATATAATGTTATGATGCTATAGCTGGAATCTGTAGACTAACATTTAGAAATAATCTTTATCAGTGTATAACAACTGGAAATAATAGTTTTGTAGCTTGTAGTTAAATACTAAGTTATAataatgctgttattttttgaATTAGAAAAGATAGTAAGATTATGTGTAATAGTTACTTTAATAAGGCTGATGTGAGACCTCTGAATAACTACATAGCTCCCAGTGAGGTAAATACATTAGTCCAGATACGTACGGTGTTCTCGTGAAATGAGAGCCCTTAACAGCTTTCTTTCaccttgatttatttttatttttttcccctccaaaactaaataaaaatagcagcttGTCATGAATTCTATGTTATGCAAACAAGGATTCTTCTGGGACGGACTTCAGTCTCCGTATGCCTTCTGCTTGAAGGTCTGTATGGAAGCTGAGGGATGTTGTCATCTCCTTATTTAGTTTTATGTGCGCACAAGGAGGAATTCACTCTAGAAATGGTCCCTCGGTTCTGCCTGGAAATTCTCACTGGACCTGGAAATTACCATCCTACTTTTTGATTACAGGGAGCTGAGGAGTGGTTTGTGTGCAGTACATGCTAGAGAAAGTTATTGGAAGTGATGGTTGTGTGAGGCTGTAAGAGAAAGCTGAGAGAGGGATGGTGTATTTTCCAGAGGAAAGACGTGTTCATACAGCTGCATATCACACCGTAACAGGAAgcaaaaagctgtatttcctaGACTACTTTAAGTTTTGGCCTCATCCAACTTTAATCtcattccttttctccttttttgaaGGTTGTCTTGCAACTGAAATGATGGAATTCAGATCATTGACGGTGTCTGCTGGTGATGACTCCCCTGTTGActtgggggggcagggaagtTCTCTGCAAAGCCAAAAGTTGTTGATGttataaaatactgaagtgaGAAGGCCGTTAGGACTTGTGACCAAATAAACTACTAATcctttgataaaaataataaaatcttgtatctgaacaaaaatagaaaaatccaaTGTACAGTTGCTTTTAGTACTAAAGATTTATATAActatggaaaagcagcacagtgtGTGTCATATTTGTTTTGGTTAAACTTTGATAGTGACTGCACAGGTGCCTAGTTAAAACTAAGGCATCTTCCTTGTATATTATGTTATCCTTATCTAAGGTGCCAtgataatgaagaaaatgacagagaaCTTGTAGCATTAATGTATTTATACTTGTAAATAGTAAATAAACACTTGATTTTGTGTGTGAATAATTgcagaaaattgtttcttcatttattaatcACTAAACTCAATCTTTTTACATGCTGGGAAAAATCAGctttacaaacaaaaccagtatagaatcacagaagcgttgaggttggaagggacctctggaggtcatcttgtccaactcccctgctcaagcagggtcacctagagcaggctgcacaggactatgtccagacagcttttgagtatctcccaaggatggagacaccacaacctctctaggcaacctgtttgctgctcagcactggGCCTTTACTCAGAGTAAAGTTTGGGGTTTTAGCTCTGGTTTTGTATCTTAGTTGATGGCTTTtcacttaaatatatttatgttttcaaaaggaGGTGCAGTGCTGGAGACGAGCTGACCTATGTAGACTGCGAAAAGAATATTCCCAGCCCACCTAATATAGCAGATAACTGGTAAATCCTAGTCTAAACCTTTGTGAAACCAGATTGGGTTTTGATCGTAGTATGTAACAAAAGTTGCAAGCCATAACACTAGAGAAGAGTACACCAGGAATCTTAAGGTTTCTGTTATTTGTTAAAGTGTTCTTCCATATGTAAAGAGCAAATTATCTGCTTACATAAATACTTACGTGTACTTCTCAACATGGACatctgtgtatatatgcatgttTTGTATATAAAGGCGAAGACTTGATGACTTACCTTCTTCAGAGTTTCAAAATCAGGGTCTTGAGTTTCTTCCGCTATGGTTTGTTGTGCCATAGGTTTTCATATAAGCAAAGTGTAAAATAATACATTCATACAAAAAATGGGACTTCAGAGGACtggtcagaggaggaggaggacacgAAGCTCTCTTGTAGAAAGGCCTCTATGAATACAATTTAATATGCTTCATGGATAGGAAACCTAAATATATGtttctaatattaaaaactaGCACAGAAGTTTTGTGGgtcagaatatttaaaaaaaaaagtgtgtataTAAAATGTAGTAAGTTATTTTGTACTGGTACATTTAG from Balearica regulorum gibbericeps isolate bBalReg1 chromosome 4, bBalReg1.pri, whole genome shotgun sequence encodes the following:
- the COMMD8 gene encoding COMM domain-containing protein 8 isoform X1: MLRLLEKLPPGRALEFLHKIVDGICGRAYPRYQDYGSIWSLSEWMEILEETMIHFKTVVGKNISDEEAAQRISELNANYQEAITKCLKGRKEEIRNALVERVNAISSAQLQDFDWQLKLALSSDKLSMLQMPLVNLDLDVRENGEIKPISIEMNKEELQNLINALEAANKVAFTDTILCS
- the COMMD8 gene encoding COMM domain-containing protein 8 isoform X2, with the translated sequence MLRLLEKLPPGRALEFLHKIVDGICGRAYPRYQDYGSIWSLSEWMEILEETMIHFKTVVGKNISDEEAAQRISELNANYQEAITKCLKGRKEEIRNALVERVNAISSAQLQDFDWQLKLALSSDKLSMLQMPLVNLDLDVRENGEIKPISIEMNKEELQNLINALEAANKVVLQLK